Part of the Pseudodesulfovibrio hydrargyri genome is shown below.
CCCGAGATGCGCAAATCCCTGACCTGCTACGCCCTGGCCGAGCACAACATCCCGGCCATAGCCGTGGAGGTCTCCAAGTCCATCCGCCAGATCGGTTGGAAGGTCCGCCAGCAGCTGACCGCCACGCGCATGCTCCTGCACCGGCTCGGCGTGGAGGTCACCCCTCCCGAGTTCACGGACGAGGACGTCCGGGCCTATGCCCGCACCGGGATCAAGGTCACGGTCAACGGCCGCACGCTGGGCAGCGACGGGATCATCAACCTGGCTCCGGGCACGACTCTGGCGGTCAAGTCCGTATCCTCGGGGCCGAGCGAATTTTCCCCGGAACTGGCCCTGTTCGCTTCGGACCGGCCCGGCGTGAACCTGATCAACGCCCGACGCATGGTCCTGGAGCCGTTCTCGGAGCTGGAGTTGCGCTCGGACGGCAGCAAGGTGGCCGAGACCAAGATCCGCTGGACCGGCAAACTGCCCAACGCCCCGGGCGACGACACCCCCGTGTTTGTCTGCTGGCTCAACGGCAACCCGGTCTTCGTGCGCGACGGCGAGACCCTGAACGCGGTGCTCGGCGACCAGCTCATCCTCGAGGGCATGTGGGGCAGCGACCTCAAGGAAGTCATCAATCTCAAGGGGTTCGTGGCCATCCCCTGGGCCAACAACGGCCAGGATCTGGGCTGGGAGATCATCCTGGACCCGGACAACTTCCTGTCCCACTACGCGCTCAAATCCGACCATCCCGGGGCCACCCGGTTCCGGGTGGTCCGCGAGACGCCCGGCGCGCCCGAGGCAAGTTTTTACGTGGACATCCGGCCGCGCACGGTCCTGGCCCTGCGCCTGGGCGACAGGCACGGCCAGAACCTGCTCATTCCCTGGAACGCGGGGGGCAGCTATCGGCTGCCCGAGGGCGAGTACGTGTTCGAATCCGCCTGGAGCAACGGCCCGGACGACAAGCTGGTGGCCACGACCGGGGACAGGCCCCTCGACGAGGGCCAGTCCTTCAAGGTGGACTATGGCGCTCCGCTCAAGCTGACCGTGCGCCAGGCCACCACCTTCGGCGACATCGGGACCATGACCTTCACCGCCAGCGGGCTGGCCAGCCGGTAGACGAACGGCCCGTGCCACCCGGTCCACGCGACAAGCCCCCGCCCGGATGCGTTCCGGCGGGGGCTTGTCGCGTAAACCGGGCGGAGTGGTCAGCGCATGAGCAGGCCGATGAGGGCGAGGGGCAACCCCAGGCCCAGGAGCACGGTCGCGAACTCGTCGGCCCCGTACAGGAGGAGCAGGCCTCCGGCGACCGCGAGCCCCGCGCCGCAGAGCATGGCCAGGCGCGGAGAAAGGGGCATGGTCCGTTTGAGGGCGTCGTTGGTCCGGGCCAGGGGGCGGCCGCAGTTGCGGCATCGGGAGGCGTGCGGCCGGACGGCCGCACCGCAGATCGGGCACTTCATGGGCAGGGGGTTACCATGGTTTGTCGTTCAAGAAAATCATTTTATTCCGGTTGAATGGGGCCAGCCGCCGGTCGGCCGGTCCCGTTGCGGACCAACCGCCAGCCCCACAGGGCGGCGGTCACACCGATGAACGCGCCGCAGAGTACGTCCGAAGGGTAATGCCGCAGGGCGAGCACTCGGCTTATACCCACGGCCGTTGCCAGCGCCAGGGCGGGCACGCGCAGCCGGGGCAGGAGCACCCCCAGGGCGGTCATGGCCGAAAAGATGCGCAGGGTGTGGCCCGAGGGGAAGGAGGCATGCATGCCTCCTCCCGCCAGGGGAAAGAAGCCGTACACGCCCTTGTTGAAGAGCAGCGGCGGCCGGGCCCGGCCGAAGAGCTCCTTGAACACGTCGCCGACGAGCATGGCGCAGGCCACGGACAGGCAGAGATAGAGCAGGCCGCGCGAGCGGTTCGTCAGGCCGTTGGCCAGCCCGTCCACGGCCCCAGCGATCAACCCCGCCGCGACCAGAACGTTGAAGAACAGGTGGTTGGCCACCTGGGACAACCCCTTGGCCGCGGCGTGCCAGGCAGTGCCGCGCAGGCTCAGGGCCGCCTCGGCCGCGGGCCGGTCCACGAAAAGATAGCAGACGATGATGAGCCCTCCGAGGGCAAGGGCGGCCCATCCGGTCCGGATCAGGGTGGTGCGCATGGTCCGCCTTCTCCTATGCTCCGACGTTTCGGGCGTACCCGGTCAGGCCGGGTCCACCAGCACGGCGGCCACGTCCATGACGTTGGTCCGGGTGGGGCCGGTCCTGAGCAGGGCGCCCGCGCCGTCCAGGAAGTGGTAGGCGTCATTCTCGGCCAGGGCTCGCCCTGCGGCCTCGGATCGCTCGCCGCAGGCCGTGTCCGGGAAGGCCATGCCCCCGGCCGCGTCCGTGGGGCCGTCCGTGCCGTCCGTGCCCAGGCTCATGGCCGAAATCCGCTCGCCCGCGTCCCCCAGGGCGGTCATCTCCAGGGCCGCGGCCAGGGCCCATTCCTGGTTGCGGCCGCCCTTGCCGCCGCCCTTGATGGTTACCGTGGTCTCGCCTCCGGCCAGGAGGCAGACGGGCGGCCGTGTTTCGCCCCCGCCGAGACTGTATTTCCCGGCCAACCGGATGAGCCGGGCGGCCTGGTCCCGGGCCTCGCCCTCCATGGCCAGGTCCACAACCACCGGGGTGTAGCCCAGGTCGCGGGCGGCCGTTGCCGCGCCGTGAACGGCCATGGCGTTGCCCGCCACGATGGAGTTGCGCACCCGCGCAAAGCAGAGGTCGCCCGCCTTGCGCGTCTCCGGGGCGCGCCCGGCGCAGCCGTCGGCCACGGCCCGGACCACGCTGTCCGGCATGCGGTGGCACAGTCGGTACTTGTCCAGGATGGCCTGGCAGTCCGGGAAGGTGGAGTCGTCGGGCGCGGTGGGCCCGGAGCCGATGACGTCCAGCCGGTCGCCGACCACGTCCGAGATGATCAGGGTGGCGACCGTGGCCGGGGCCAGGGTCTCGGCCAGGTGTCCGCCCTTGAACCGCGAGAGGTGCTTGCGGATGGCGTTGATCTCGCCGATGGCCGCGCCGCATTCGAGCAGCCTGCGCGTGGCCTCCTGCTTGTCGGCCAGGGAGACCGCGCCGAGCGGCGAGGGCGCCAGGGCGCTGGCCCCGCCGGACAGGAGAAACAGGATCAGGTCCCGCTCCCGGGCGTCGGCCGCGCGTTCGAGCAGCGCACCGGCCGCGCGCACCCCGGCCTCGTCGGGCACGGGGTGGCCGGACTCCATGACCTCGGTCCGGGCCAGGGACAGGCCGTGGCCGTACTTGGTGGCCACCAGTCCGCTGTCCAACCGGTCGCCCAGGATGTCCTCCATGGTCGCGGCCATGGCCGCCGAGGCCTTGCCCGCGCCGAGCAGGAGCACCCGGTCGTAGTCGTCCAGATCGTACTTCCGGCCGTCCACGGCCAGGATGTTCCCCTCTCGTTTCACGGCCGCCCTCAGGGCGGGATCCGGGGCCACGGCCTGGAGCGCACCGTCGACGATGCGCAGCAGGCGGGCCTTTTTCTCGGCGTAAGCGGTCATGTTCTCTCGGGTCTAATCGTAGATTTCGGGGTTGAGGCAGGTCTCGGGCTTGTGGCCCTTGAGCATGGCCAGCATGTTGCGGGCGGCCAGCATGGACATGTCCGTGCGCGAGGACTCCGTGCCCGAGCCGATGTGCGGCAGCAGGACCACGTTGGCAAGCTCGGCCAGGCCCGGGGTCAGGGCGGGCTCGTTTTCGTACACGTCCAGCCCCGCACCCGCGATCTCGCCCGCCTTGAGGGCCTCGAGCAGGGCCTGCTCGTCGATGACCGGGCCGCGCGCGGTGTTGATGATGTAGGCGGTCCTCTTCATGCGCTTGAACGCATCGGCCCCGAACAGATGGCGGGTGCCGGGGTTCAGCGGGGCGTGCAGGGAGATGAAGTCGGACTCTTCCAGCAGTTCCTCGAAGGAGACCAGGCGGGCGTTCAACTCCTTGTCCAGGGTCTCGTTCCTGCGGCCGGACGAGCTGGTGTACAGGACCGGCATGTCGAAGCCCCGGCTCATGCGGGCCATGGCCGTGCCGATGCGGCCCGCGCCCACGATGCCCAGCGTCTTGCCGGTCACGTCGCCGCCGATGAATTGCATGGGGCCCCAGCCGGCCCAGGAGCCCGAGCGCATGACCGCGTCCGCCTCCACGACCCTCCGGGCCACGCCGAAGAGCAGGGACCAGGCGCACTCGGCCGTGGCGTTGGTCAATACGTCCGGGGTGTTGGTCACGGGCAGCCCGCGCCGGGTGGCCTCGGGCACGTCGATGTTGTCGAAGCCCACGGCGTAGTTGGCGTACCCCTTGAGGTTCGGGGCCGCGTCGAAGAATTCGGCGTCGATCCTCTCGGTCAGCAGGCCGATGACGCCCTGGCAGTCCTTGATGATCTCGAGCAGCCGTTCGCGGGGCACCGGAGCGTCGTCTGGGTTGACCTCCACCTCGGCCGCCTGGCGGAGCAGGTCGAGGCCTTGTTTGGGAATCTGCCGGGTGACGTATACTTTGGGTAGGTTCATTGTCGCCTCCTTGGTGTTCCCCCTAAGGATGCTGTCCATTGGCCGCGGAGTCAATGGGTGATCGGCAACAACGAAAAACCCCCTTGCAGGCTGGGCCTGAAGGGGGCTTTGCTATCGTGGTGCGCCCGGCACGATTCGAACGTGCGATCTTTCGGTTCGTAGCCGAATGCTCTATCCAGCTGAGCCACGGGCGCGCAAACGAAGTGAATGTCTATGCCCAAGCGTGGCCCACGTCAAGGGATTTTTTCAGGAATTTTTCAGTTTGGTGGTGAAGAGGTCGTCCATCCCCGTGGCCAGGCACGCCTCGACGCCGTTGACGCGGATGAGCATGGCGTCGGATTGGTCCGCCAGACCGGCCATCTGCGGGAACTTCATCAGGAAGAGCCGGGTGATGGCCTCGGTGGTCTGCCGCTTCTTGATGGGCGAATGGACCCCCTGGATGCTCAGGGCCACTCCTTCCTCCCGCCGGTCGATCAGCAGGGATACGTGGGGGTGCTCCCGGATGTTCCGGCAGGTCTGCGAGGAGCCGGGCGTGAAGAAGTAGAATTTCATGGCCGCGTGGTCCGCGAAGAAGTACATGAGGGCGCAGTGCGGACGGATGCCGTCGGAGGTGGCCAGCGCGCAGGTTTCTTCCCGGGTGATGAGGTCGTCGATGAGACGCAGTTTTTCCTTGCTCATGGAACTGGTCTACGGCAACTTCAGGCGGTCCGCCATTATAAAGAATTGAATACGATGCCGACCCTGGACGAAAAAATTCTGCACAGCGAGAAGCTCCTGTCCGACCTGCTGGACCAGGCCCTGGCCGGGGACGGCCCGGCGCGCGTGCGCGTGGCCTGGACCGGGGGCAAGGATTCCACCGTGGCCCTGTTCATCTGGAAGATGCTCGTGGAGCACGCCGGGGCCGGGCCGGTCCGCGCCGTGACCCTGGACACGGGATGCAAGTTCCCGGAGGTCCTGGCCTTCCGCGACCGCATGACCGTCGAATGGGGCGTGGATTTGTGTATCGCCCGGCCCGAGGTCTCCCTTGAGGGGTATCCCCTGGCCGTCGACCCGCTCCGATGCTGCCGTGAACTCAAGGTTGAGCCGCTCAAAAAGGCGCTACGGGCCACTCGGACCACGCACCTGCTGACCGGCATCCGCCGGGACGAGCATCCGGACCGCGCCGGGCGGCTCGAGTCCGAGGCGCGGACCGACCCGGACCACACCCTGGTCAACCCGCTGCTCGACTGGACCGAAACCGACATCTGGGCCTTTCACGCCCGCTTCGGCCTGCCCCATTGCGAACTGTACGACCGGGGCTACCGTTCCCTGGGCTGCAAACCCTGCACGACCCTGCCGGACGGACAGGGGGGCGAGCGGTCCGGCAGGGCCCGGAGCAAGGAAGCGGTTTTGTCCGCTTTAACTGGACTCGGATATTTTTAATCCCCAAAAATGTTCACTCGGTGAACTCCCCGGAGGCCCCGCCAAGCGGGCCTTGTCTTTTCCTTCACAATATTCCGGACTTCTCTGGTCTCTCTTTTTCCAAAAATGTCATTCGGTGTAAAAACGTGTGAAGATACAGTGAGTTGCATCCGAAAAAAGGATAGGGCAAAAGTCCGATTGGGGTCTTGACCTGGGGGTCAACTTCCCCTAAGGACAAATGTTTACTAGGCTAAGGGTAAAGTGCATTCGCATCGGCTTTCGGTTGGAGGTGAACCGGAAGTCGGCTGCCTGCTGTACTCGTTCTTCATCTTCTGAAACGAGGTCTTCATGTCAAATCTGTTAGTGCTTCTCATCCTGCTGCCTGCGGCGGCGGCGCTGGTTTGCTATTTCGTGCGGTCCATGGCCGTGCGGAGGCTGACCGTGCTCGCCACCGGAGGCATCCTGACGCTCTCGGCGTTGGGGCTGCTCGCGCAGGGGACGTTTGCGCCGACCGAGGTCGGCTCATTCCTGGGGATCGGCAGCGACTTCCTGGTCACGGTCCTGGATTTCGTCCTGCTCGGGGTCATTTACTTCTACGGTTACAAACACAAGAGCCTGCTCATCCAGGGATTCACCCTGGCCCAGGTGGTCCTGCTCGCCTGGTTCGAGTTCTTCATGGTCGGCCATGAGGCTGTCCCGGCCATGATGGGCGACCAGCTCTCCCTGATCATGGTCCTGGTCATCTCGATCGTCGGCTCCCTGATCTGTATCTTCGCGCTCCCCTACATGAAGGAGCACGAGGAGCACCTGCACCTGAAGAAGACGCGCCAGCCGAGGTTCTTCTTCTTCATGCTCATCTTCCTGGGCGCCATGAACGGGCTGGTCCTGTCCAACAACATCCTGTGGATGTACTTCTTCTTCGAAGTGACCACCTTCTGTTCCTTCATGCTCATCGGCCACGACGCCACCGAGATCGCCACCAAAAACGCGGTCCGCGCCCTGTGGATGAACGCCCTGGGCGGGCTGGCCTTCGTCATCGGCATGATGCTCGTCTACACCCAGGCCGGAACCCTGAACATCAGCGCCATCCTGGCTCTGGGAACCACCGCCCCGGTCATGCTTACCGGGCTGGCCTTCCTCTGTCTGGCCGGCTTCACCAAGGCCGCCCAGGTCCCGTTCCAGTCCTGGCTGCTCGGGGCCATGGTCGCCCCGACCCCGGTGTCCGCACTGCTGCACTCCTCAACCATGGTCAAGGCGGGCGTGTTCGTGGTCCTGCGGTTCGCCCCGGCCTTTGCCGGGACCTTCCTGTCCACGGGCGTGGCCGTGTGCGGCGCGTTCACCTTCCTGGCCTGCGCCGCTCTGGGCGTGGGGCAGTCCAACGGCAAGAAGATCCTGGCCTACTCCACGGTGGGCAATCTCGGCCTGATCATCTGCTGCGCGGGCATCAACACCCCGCTGGCCCTGACCGCCGCGATCATCCTGATCCTCTTCCACGCCATCTCCAAGTCCCTGCTCTTCCTGTGCGTCGGCACCATCGAGCAGTCCATCGGTTCGCGCGACATCGAGGACATGCGCGGCCTGTACGGTTCCAACCCCCGCACGGCCCTGATCACCATCGTCGGCATCCTGACCATGATCCTCCCGCCGTTCGGCGTGCTGCTCGGCAAGTGGATGGCCATGGAGGCCTCGGCCGACTCCAACATCTTCGTCGTGGTCATGCTGGCCATGGGCTCGGCCATGATGGTCGTGTACCTGGCCCGCTGGGCCGGTTCGATGATGGGCTCCCGCAAGCCGGGCGCCAGGGCCGAATCCCAGCCCATGCTGATCCGGCTTCCGCTCATGACCCTGTGCCTCGGCGCGGTGGTCCTGTCCCTGGCCTCGCCGTGGATCTACAACTCCATGCTGGCCCCCTGGATCGGCTCCGCACCCTTCGTGGTCGGCTTCGGCTCCCTGGAATCCGCGCACGGCACCTTCGTGGTCGTGCCCCTGTTCCTGGTCCTCGGCCTGGGCCTGCTCTATGCGGTCAGGGCCGCCTCTGGCTACCGCAGGGTCAAGATCATGCCGCCCTACGTGAGCGGAGCCAACTCCGCCTCCGGCGACGGCGCCTACGTCGGTCCCATGAACGGCGACGTGCCGTTCTCCACCGGCAACCTGTACCTGGGCGAGATGTTCGCTGAACCCAAGCTCACGCCCATCTTCAACGCACTGGCGGTCGCGCTGATCGTCCTCATGCTGGGAGGGGCGCTCTAATGGAAACTCTCATTCTCGTCATCATCGGACTTGTGGCCGCGCCGCTCTTGGGCGGTCTGATCGCCGGTCTGGATCGCCGGGTCACGGCCTGGTTCCAATCCCGGCAGGGTCCCCCGATCATGCAGGCCTTCTATGACGTGGCCAAGCTCTTCGGCAAGGAGAAGATGGTCGTCAACCAGTGGCAGATCCTCTGCGCCTGGGTGTACCTCATCGCCGCGGCCGTGTCCGTGGCCCTGTTCTTCGCCCAGGGCGACCTGCTGCTCGTCTTCTTCGTGCAGGCCATCGGCGCGGTCTTCCTGGTCATGGGCGCCATGGCCGCCAAGTCCCCGTACTCCCAGGTGGGCGCGCAGCGCGAGCTGCTCCAGATCCTGGCCTACGAGCCGATCCTGATCCTGGTCTTCGTGGGCTTTTACATGGTCACCGGCAGCTTCTCCATCGACGCCATCTGGGCGCAGGACCTGCCGCTGCTGGCCAGGATGCCGCTTCTGTACCTGGCCCTGGGCTACGCCCTGACCATCAAGCTGCGGAAGTCCCCGTTCGACTTCTCGACCTCGCACCACGGACACCAGGAACTGGTCAAGGGCGTGCTCACCGAGTACTCCGGCCCCTACCTGGGACTGATCGAGATCGCCCACTGGTACGAGACCGTCCTGGTCCTGTCCCTGTGCGCGCTCTTCTGGCACACCAACGTGGCCTGGATGGCGCTTTTGCTCGTGGCCACCTACCTGCTCGAAATCCTGGTGGACAACACCATGGCCCGCATGACCTGGCGCTGGATGCTCAAGCGCGTCTGGCTGCTCGGCATGGGCATGTCCGTCGTTAACCTCATCTGGCTGTACGCGGGGTAAATCATGTTTGGATCATTCATCAAGAAATCTCGCGCCAAGTCACCGTGGATCATGCATTTCGACTGCGGTAGCTGCAACGGCTGCGACATCGAGGTCCTGGCCTGCCTGACCCCCCTCTACGACGTGGAGCGGTTCGGGATCATCAACGTCGGCAACCCCAAGCACGCCGACGTGCTCCTGGTCACCGGCACGGTCAACCACCGGAACAAGAAGGTGCTCAAGAACATCTACGACCAGATGCCCGAGCCCAAGGCCGTCATCGCCATCGGCGCGTGCGGCAACACCGGCGGCATTTTCCGCGAGGCCTACAACGTCGTGGGCGGCGTGGACAAGGTCATCCCCGTGGACGTCTACGTCCCCGGCTGCCCGGCCAAGCCAGAGGCCATCATCGACGGCGTCGTGGCGGGACTGGCCAAGTTCGCCCAGAAAGTGGAAGAAGCCAAGTAGCTTCACGCGAGGTACATAATGCAAGGTAAAGTTATCGACGTGACCCTCGACACCCTTGTCGGCGAGGTCATGAACATGAAGAACGAAGGACAGAGGCTGGTCACGTACTCCGCCTACCAGGACGGGGACAAGCTCGGCATCCTCTACCACTTCGACAAGGACCTGGAGACCACCCACCTGCGGCTTGTCGCCGACATGGACAAGCCCATCCCGAGCGTGTCCGGCGTCTACTTCGCCGCGCTGCTGGTGGAAAACGAAATCCGCGACCAGTGGAACGTCAAGTTCGACGGCCTGGTCCTCGACTTCAACCGTACGCTCTTGCTTGATCCCGAGGTCACCCAGGTTCCCCTGGTGTCCAACGTCAAGATAGAGCCCAAGAAATAGGGGGCTGAAATGGCAACCACCGTTATACCCTTCGGCCCGCAGCATCCCGTCCTGCCCGAACCGGTCCATCTGACTCTCAAGGTCGAGGACGAGATCGTCAAGGAGGCCATTCCGGCCCTGGGCTACGTCCACCGCGGCCTGGAAAAGCTGGCCGACATCCGCGACTTCCACCAGATGATCAACGTCTGCGAGCGCGTCTGCGGCATCTGTTCCATGATCCACGGCACCTGCTACTCCGAGACCGTCGAGGAGCTCATGGGCATCGAGGTCACGGACCGCGCCAAGCTGCTGCGCGTCATCTGGAGCGAGCTGCACCGCAGCCACTCCCACCTGCTCTGGCTGGGCCTGTTCGCCGACGCCTTCGGCTTCGAGTCCCTGTTCATGCAGTTCTGGAAGATCCGCGAGCGCATCATGGACATCAACGAGGCCACCACCGGCAGTCGCGTCATCGTGTCCGTCAACGTCATCGGCGGCGTGCGCGCCGACCTCTCCCCGGAGCAGATCCGCTGGATCCTGTCCGAGATCGAGATCGTCGAGAAGGAGGTCAAGGGACTGCAGGAAACGATCATGAACGACTACACCGTCAAGACCCGCACCGTGGGCGTGGGCGTGATGACCAAGGCCCAGGCCTGGGAACTCGGCGCGGCCGGCCCGACCCTGCGCGGTTCGGGCGTGGCCCAGGACATGCGCCAGCAGGGCTACGGCGGCTACTCGTTCCTGGACTTCGAACCCGTGGTCGAGACCGCCGGCGACTGCTGGGCGCGCTCCACGGTCCGTTTCCGCGAAGTGCTACAGTCCATCGACCTGGTCCGCCAGGCCATCGCCAAGCTGCCCGAGGGCGAGCTGGCCGTGAAGGTCAAGGGCAACCCGCCCGAGGGAGAGGCCTACCGCCGGGTGGAACAGCCGCGCGGCGAGTGCGTCTACTACATCCGGGGCAACGGCACCAAACACCTCGACCGGCTGCGCATCCGCACCCCCACGTTCGCCAACATCCCGCCGCTGCTGGCCATGCTGCCGGAGTGCGAGCTGGCCGACGTGCCGGTCATCGTGCTGTCCATTGACCCGTGCATCAGCTGCACCGAACGCTAGGAGGACGCATGCTGTTTACACCCACAGTCATCAGGAACCTGCTCAAGAAGCCCGCCACCCGGAACTATCCCTTCGAGGTGCGCGAGCCGTTTCCCAACTACCGGGGCGAGCTGGTCATCGACATCGACAAGTGCATCTTCTGCGGCATGTGCTCCCGCAAATGTCCCAGCCAGTGCATCACCGTGGACAAGGACGCCGGAACCTGGCAGTGCGACCCGCACGCCTGCGTCTACTGCGGCCTGTGCCGGGACAACTGCCCGACCAAGTGCCTGTCCATGAAAGATACGCACCGCAAGCCGGTCACCGAAAAGGTCGTCTGGATCGAGCAGGGCAATCCGCCCAAACCGAAAAAGAAGACCGCCGCCCCCAAGGCCGAGGCCAAAGCCGAGCCCGAGGAAAAGGCCGAGGCGAAAGCGGACAAAAAGGAAGAGAAGTAGGCCGCGTTCCGCTCCCTGCGATCGATAAGAAAAGCCCCGGCTCGTACGAGCCGGGGCTTATTTTATTCGGAAGTTGTTGGCTTCTCCTTGCCTGCGATGGTTTTGAATTCGGCCTTGAACCCTTTGACGGCTCCTACGATCTCTTCTCCCACGGTTGTGATCTTGCTTTTTCCCGAAGCGCCCTCCAGCTTCGCCTTCAGCGCCTCCAACTTGGCAATCAGGCGTTTTTTGGCCGTGTCGTAGTCGCTCTTGAGCATGTCCAGCCGAGCTTTGGCCGCAACATTCGAGGATAGGGCTCCGGTATTGCCGGGGCCGGCCGGTGCGGTGTTGTCGAGGTCCAAATCTATTCCCGCGTACTTGCCCGCTATACTGATGGCCGTATTGGTCACGGCCCTGCTGATCATCAACTGGCTCGCTATCATGTCGGAAGGGTCGCCATGCACTTGCTGGATTCGATTCATCAGGGGCGTGTCCTGAACAATGATGATCTCGGCCTTGCCCTGGGCACTGGCCCAGGTCTTGTCTCTCATGAGCTTCCAGTTTTTGGGGTCCTCATCACTGATGACCTTTTTCCAGACAGGGTCGGATGGGTCCTGCATCCGGTAGATTTGAGTGTTCTGGATGTTGACCGTGCGCGTGAGTCGCGTCAGGGTTTCCGTCCCAAGGTCGGACGCTGCCACCTGTAACGGCGCAGTCCCTTCCCAGCGGGCCGTCATCTGTTCGAAAATTTTGTCTGGCGGGGTATCATCTAATAGGTAATTGCGATTGATCTTTCTAACTGTTTCTACGAGTTGGGAATAGGCGCCGACCGATTTGTCTTGTTCCAGGGCATGAGTCGTGATGGACTTAATATTTTCGGTGAAATACTTCTCGTATTCCGTCCCAAGGTTGCCGCCCAATTCTTCCAGCTGTCCCTTTATGTTGAATAACCCGTTGACAATGACTTGGGATCTGTCCGCCAAGGTCGCCGTGAGAGTCTCGGGTGGAACTTTTTCAAGGTTCTGCCTGTAGTTTTCAACGTTCGTTTCAACAAGAGCGATGGCCTTCGTGAGCAAATCGTACCTGGCATCGAGTGCTTCGATAAAAACTTTCTTCCGTCTTGGTTGCAAGCCACCGGGACTTTTGTAAATGGCACAGGATGTGTCCGTTTTTTCTTGGACCGCATCCTTCTTTTTGCTGGCGGCCTGTTTTTTGACCAGACATTGCAGCCAGAGAAGCTCCAGGAGATCGTCCGCCAGCTCTGTCCGACGCTGTTTTATCTCCTCGGCCTGCCCTTTGTAGTTGTCCAGGAGACTCCGGACCTTAAGCAGATCATATTCGTCCATGGGGACAGGCCGTTCGGGCTCGTTTGTTTCTCCGGTGTACATAGACAGCTGAAGAGTCATGCTGGCCGTGCTGCAGCCGAAGCCGAGAAGGGCCAGGGAGGCGATCAGGAATATTCTTAATCCGTTCATTTCGCACCTCCTTCTAGGGCATGCTCTGGAGCATTTCGATGAGTTTGGTCATTTCACTGATGGTGGCTTTTTGGGAAGCGGTGTCAGTGGGGGGGCTGGTGGCGAGGGCGTCAAGCTCACCTTCGATAAGGTGCCCGTAATTGCGAGTGGCATGCATGGAGGCCATGAGGGTTCCATGCTCCCCGAGGGCCTGGGCATTGAAGAGATCGGAGAGTTGATTGATATTCAGCGCCGCTTCGGTGGATTGGGTGAAGTTGTTGATGGCGTTGAGTACCTTGGTCGGGTCGGATGACAACAGGAAGACCATCTTTTCGTCCGCGTGTCGCATTACAATGCCTTCGGTTGGCTGGTATTCGATATAGCACATGCCTTCGCGCTGAAAGTTCTCCGTGGTGGGGTAGGACAGAACAAGGCGCAGCG
Proteins encoded:
- a CDS encoding glycerate kinase type-2 family protein, producing the protein MTAYAEKKARLLRIVDGALQAVAPDPALRAAVKREGNILAVDGRKYDLDDYDRVLLLGAGKASAAMAATMEDILGDRLDSGLVATKYGHGLSLARTEVMESGHPVPDEAGVRAAGALLERAADARERDLILFLLSGGASALAPSPLGAVSLADKQEATRRLLECGAAIGEINAIRKHLSRFKGGHLAETLAPATVATLIISDVVGDRLDVIGSGPTAPDDSTFPDCQAILDKYRLCHRMPDSVVRAVADGCAGRAPETRKAGDLCFARVRNSIVAGNAMAVHGAATAARDLGYTPVVVDLAMEGEARDQAARLIRLAGKYSLGGGETRPPVCLLAGGETTVTIKGGGKGGRNQEWALAAALEMTALGDAGERISAMSLGTDGTDGPTDAAGGMAFPDTACGERSEAAGRALAENDAYHFLDGAGALLRTGPTRTNVMDVAAVLVDPA
- a CDS encoding zinc-ribbon domain-containing protein: MKCPICGAAVRPHASRCRNCGRPLARTNDALKRTMPLSPRLAMLCGAGLAVAGGLLLLYGADEFATVLLGLGLPLALIGLLMR
- a CDS encoding phosphoadenosine phosphosulfate reductase family protein, with product MPTLDEKILHSEKLLSDLLDQALAGDGPARVRVAWTGGKDSTVALFIWKMLVEHAGAGPVRAVTLDTGCKFPEVLAFRDRMTVEWGVDLCIARPEVSLEGYPLAVDPLRCCRELKVEPLKKALRATRTTHLLTGIRRDEHPDRAGRLESEARTDPDHTLVNPLLDWTETDIWAFHARFGLPHCELYDRGYRSLGCKPCTTLPDGQGGERSGRARSKEAVLSALTGLGYF
- a CDS encoding pyridoxamine 5'-phosphate oxidase family protein: MSKEKLRLIDDLITREETCALATSDGIRPHCALMYFFADHAAMKFYFFTPGSSQTCRNIREHPHVSLLIDRREEGVALSIQGVHSPIKKRQTTEAITRLFLMKFPQMAGLADQSDAMLIRVNGVEACLATGMDDLFTTKLKNS
- a CDS encoding phosphatase PAP2 family protein; its protein translation is MRTTLIRTGWAALALGGLIIVCYLFVDRPAAEAALSLRGTAWHAAAKGLSQVANHLFFNVLVAAGLIAGAVDGLANGLTNRSRGLLYLCLSVACAMLVGDVFKELFGRARPPLLFNKGVYGFFPLAGGGMHASFPSGHTLRIFSAMTALGVLLPRLRVPALALATAVGISRVLALRHYPSDVLCGAFIGVTAALWGWRLVRNGTGRPAAGPIQPE
- a CDS encoding 2-hydroxyacid dehydrogenase gives rise to the protein MNLPKVYVTRQIPKQGLDLLRQAAEVEVNPDDAPVPRERLLEIIKDCQGVIGLLTERIDAEFFDAAPNLKGYANYAVGFDNIDVPEATRRGLPVTNTPDVLTNATAECAWSLLFGVARRVVEADAVMRSGSWAGWGPMQFIGGDVTGKTLGIVGAGRIGTAMARMSRGFDMPVLYTSSSGRRNETLDKELNARLVSFEELLEESDFISLHAPLNPGTRHLFGADAFKRMKRTAYIINTARGPVIDEQALLEALKAGEIAGAGLDVYENEPALTPGLAELANVVLLPHIGSGTESSRTDMSMLAARNMLAMLKGHKPETCLNPEIYD
- a CDS encoding M14/M99 family metallopeptidase — encoded protein: MSFLPKHIPSITFWLLSLILLSAASPALAGSWEHSFFAGTQYPLRVVYLQGEQPGPTVMVQGGIQGDESAGYITAQLLSKGKVLRGNLIVLPRANVPSINLCKRQINVDMNRRFDQNYNRFYEDRVARVIRFLLNQADAFIHLHEGSGFYNPTYVDNLRNPKRYGQSIIVDTLVYNQIDLARTVNPVLDELNDHIGMSDYKFQLFNTRTFDQGTDYPEMRKSLTCYALAEHNIPAIAVEVSKSIRQIGWKVRQQLTATRMLLHRLGVEVTPPEFTDEDVRAYARTGIKVTVNGRTLGSDGIINLAPGTTLAVKSVSSGPSEFSPELALFASDRPGVNLINARRMVLEPFSELELRSDGSKVAETKIRWTGKLPNAPGDDTPVFVCWLNGNPVFVRDGETLNAVLGDQLILEGMWGSDLKEVINLKGFVAIPWANNGQDLGWEIILDPDNFLSHYALKSDHPGATRFRVVRETPGAPEASFYVDIRPRTVLALRLGDRHGQNLLIPWNAGGSYRLPEGEYVFESAWSNGPDDKLVATTGDRPLDEGQSFKVDYGAPLKLTVRQATTFGDIGTMTFTASGLASR